In Arcobacter sp. LA11, the genomic window ATTTTGTAACTACTGGATTACACTCATCAATCCAAGAATACAAGTCATAAATTTTTACTTTGTCAAATCCCATTTGTCTAAAGGTTTGAGCTTCAATTGATGCTCTTGCTGCTGAGTTACAAACAACAATCAAATTTGGTTTTACTAATTTATCATCATCATTAAGTGCATGAAGTGCAACACCTTTCTCAGAAGCTTGTCTTCCTACTCTAACTGCACCTTTCATATGTGCAGCTGACCACTCTTCCATTGTTCTTACATCAGCAACTAACCAATCTTTAGATTTAAGTGCTTTTTTCACCTCTTCGGTTGTTGCATAATTTCCAGCTTTTTTGTTTTCTTTTTTAAGTTTTGTACTTAACTCTTTGTATGATACAAAGTCCCCAGCCAACAATGTTGATGTCATACCAAGTGCTAGTCCTAAAAGAATCCCCTTTAATTTCATTACTTCCCCTTATATTTTTTTCACATTAAATTATAATATTTATTGGTTAGTAGAAACTTAAGAATAACTTATAGTTAAACTATTATTATTATAAGTTATTCTTATTTTTTCTATGAGTTTTCTCTTTTTGTTTTTTGGATTGTCCAAAATACTTCAGATATAGCTTTATCAATATTAAGCGAGGTACTTAACATTTGTGATACTTCTCCATTTGCATTGTAGTTAATGATATTTTGAACACCATTATGTACGTTAAAGTGAACTTCTTTAAGATGTTTCCAGTTTTCAGTTTTTGTAAATTTTTGATTATTTGTTTCTTGTTCAATTATCCATTTTCCAAGATTACATTCTTTTTCTGATTTTACTTGCCATATGGTTTTAGAATCTAATTCTTTATAGTTTGTATCTTTAAAATTAATATGGTCGAGTTTTAATTTGTTTAAAGTAAACATTAAATCTATATCAGAAACTTGCTCTTTAGCATCTTTTAAATAAGTAGTTTTATTTACAATATTAACTAATTTCTTAGATAAATCTTCTATATCTTTACTTTGTGAACTTATTTGAGAAGCCGCAGCGGCATTTTGTTGGGTTGTTTGATCCAATTCATTTACTGAATCATTTATCTGTTCTATTACTACTTTTTGTTCTTTTGTTGCCATTGATACTTCATCTATGATTTCTAATTGATTAGAAATGTTTTTATTTAAAGTGCTATATCCTTTTAACATATCTTCTGCAATTTCTTTTCCTTCTAAAGCTTTTTGTTTGGCATTATTTACGATAGTAGTAATCTCTTTTGCCGCATCAGAACTTCGTGATGCTAGATTTCTTACTTCTTGTGCAACCACAGCAAAGCCTTTTCCCGCTTCACCTGCTGTTGCAGCTTCAACTGCTGCGTTTAATGATAATATATTTGTTTGGAAAGCAATTTGGTCTATGATTGCTGTTGCTTCTTCTATTAAAGAAACTTCAGTGTTAATATTGTCCATAGAGGTATAAGTATTATTTGCTAATTCTTCACCTTTTTTTACTGAACTATTTACTTCTTCTGAAAGTTTAGCCATTTTATAAGTGTTTTCACTAGTATTAATAACTGTACTTGTAACTTGTTCTAGTGCTGCGGCTGTCTCTTCTAAACTCGCAGCTTGTTGATTTGAAGCAGAGGCAAGTGAGTTTGAAGCAAGTGATAAATCAATCATCTCTTGATGAAGTTTATCTGATGTCATATCAAGTATAGCTAGTAGTTCAGAAATACTACTTCCTAGGGCTCTTATTCCAAGAATTATTGAACCCATTTTTCCACTCAAAGAATCTGTTTCTACTGCATGTTCAAAATTTGCATTTCCATATTCTATTAGAGTACTAATACCTCTATCTGCTAATTTAGCATTTGATTTAAGTGCTTGATTTAAATTTTCTTTGATTTGATTAAGTTTTTTATTTTCAGAATCATTTTTCACATAGATTCCATAAAAGCCTTTTTCAAATTTTTGTAATACTTCATTTATTTCATCAAATAAAATATTTTCAGTATTATTTTTGTTTTCTAACTCTTCAATTCTTTTTTCTAGCCTTAATATCTCTTCATCTTTTTTTTTGTTAAAAAACATATTCATTCTCCAATAGTATTAATTTCAATTATAAATTTTGCACCTCTTGAGGGTTGATTATTATAAGTATAATTTTCATTTTTTACTTTTATTTTTCCATTTAGTAATTTTTGTACTATTTCCATACTCATATACAATCCAATTCCAGTACCTTGGGATTGGTGTTTAGTTGTAAAATAAGGTTCGAAAACTCTATCCATTATCTCTTCATTTATTCCCTCTGCATTGTCTTTTATTTCAATAAATAGAAAATCATCTTTTTTATAACAATCAATAAAAATCAGTTTTTCATCTGTTTCTTTTTCTACTAAAGCATCTCTAGAGTTATTTAGAATATTGATTAATACTTGTATAAGTTCATTTTCAAAAGAGACTATTCTAATATCTTGGATATTTTTTATTATCTTAATATTTTTAGAAGAGAATTGAATATCAATAAGTTTAAAAGTTCTTTCAAAAATATCATGGGTAGAACAAGATTTTGGATTATTCACTTTTGGATTAAAAAAAGTTCTAAAATCTTCAATTGTTTGTGAAAGGTAATGAACAGAATTGTTAATTGTATCAAGCATAGAGAATAATTCTTTATCTGGTAGAGTACTTAACTCTTTTTGCATTTTAATTCCAGTTGAGGCTGTTAATATAACTGAAAGAGGTTGTCTCCATTGATGAGCAATATTTCCAATCATTTCTCCCATAGCTGCCATTTTACTTTGTTGATAAAGAAGTTTTTGTTTTTTTTCATTCTCTTTTTTCAATAGTTGTTGCTTTTCAAAATCTATTTTGACTTTTTTTCTATAGTTAAGAAATATTTTTTTCAGTATATTTGATATATAGATTGAAATGGATAATAGAATGATAAAAATAGCAATACTCCAATAAAATACCATTTTTCTATATTCAGAATATTGTTTTTCTAATATCACTTTTCTTTTATCAACAGTTTTATTTGCATTATCTAAATTAAATTCAGAAGCAATAATCCAATTGTACTTTTGATTTTTTTTAAGATACATGATTTTTTTAATATTTTTTGTTTTATATGCTCTTTTATATTCTATAAATATAGAATTATCTTTTGAATCTTTAAATTTATTAAATATAGGAATAATTTTATTAAAATTATTATTCGAATAAATATTTCCCCCAATTAGAGATTTATCATTATTGGCTAATAT contains:
- a CDS encoding rhodanese-like domain-containing protein, which translates into the protein MKLKGILLGLALGMTSTLLAGDFVSYKELSTKLKKENKKAGNYATTEEVKKALKSKDWLVADVRTMEEWSAAHMKGAVRVGRQASEKGVALHALNDDDKLVKPNLIVVCNSAARASIEAQTFRQMGFDKVKIYDLYSWIDECNPVVTKYTVKKDKGGMNLKFGNFYAEHCKK
- a CDS encoding CZB domain-containing protein encodes the protein MFTLNKLKLDHINFKDTNYKELDSKTIWQVKSEKECNLGKWIIEQETNNQKFTKTENWKHLKEVHFNVHNGVQNIINYNANGEVSQMLSTSLNIDKAISEVFWTIQKTKRENS
- a CDS encoding cache domain-containing protein, with translation MNLKENENIILQIIRYTPSIFIFLLTIITTYYLTTYYKNEFLMTKTNIIQNYIDEEKNEIRISVESLDIYIDEKINSSLINLKKSLQTKIDNAYIMINSIYNKNYLYKSKANIIQQIKNTLRDIRFDEGKGYFYIFNLDGTNVLHPINPENENRNLLYDKDIKSIIKKLKDNNQKFIEYYFFKPDLPSKKFKKFAFVKKFEPYNWIIGTGKYLDNFNTEIKNEILSYLKYSNYKNNTNLFIFNTKGEILANNDKSLIGGNIYSNNNFNKIIPIFNKFKDSKDNSIFIEYKRAYKTKNIKKIMYLKKNQKYNWIIASEFNLDNANKTVDKRKVILEKQYSEYRKMVFYWSIAIFIILLSISIYISNILKKIFLNYRKKVKIDFEKQQLLKKENEKKQKLLYQQSKMAAMGEMIGNIAHQWRQPLSVILTASTGIKMQKELSTLPDKELFSMLDTINNSVHYLSQTIEDFRTFFNPKVNNPKSCSTHDIFERTFKLIDIQFSSKNIKIIKNIQDIRIVSFENELIQVLINILNNSRDALVEKETDEKLIFIDCYKKDDFLFIEIKDNAEGINEEIMDRVFEPYFTTKHQSQGTGIGLYMSMEIVQKLLNGKIKVKNENYTYNNQPSRGAKFIIEINTIGE